In a genomic window of Vespula vulgaris chromosome 13, iyVesVulg1.1, whole genome shotgun sequence:
- the LOC127068645 gene encoding uncharacterized PE-PGRS family protein PE_PGRS46-like isoform X3, whose protein sequence is MRLFVCFVPVLVLLFIQDSFAKPGLLRDLTSGLSSGGLLDPLGLFNKGDKSQATASSNAQSLGTNLNLGPLGLSTNLASSSASATAHGGGSASAKANANAQGYGYNGANANANANANANAGASANGGAQGYDDSSSLYNGGSLNNNGITGNYNLRPNEPYSNNIFPSNGQYGGYDGSSLNSGNAQSNANANAGAYSGSNGGTFIPSKPSPSLGPTYVADYGPSYPQYQGNSGSTSGHSNAHSSANANANANANSGRTEHGYNVPESIPINIPQTIQRPQPTLQQRPIIITQSPPNPIIRQPIQNSNAYSTASANANANANAGRIDHGYRAPIIESIPINVPQNIQRPQPVLQQRPVIMTRPSPNPIPQQPRPIIHSVPELHNSATLPVVIVEGPQQQPINRPGVYHQRRPHYHHPHRPKQQPIEIFVIEDDSTPTQAQGGYQGNYGSNSGSSGQYNGNYGPGTGHGRGNPFLNGGSTSNANAAANANANANANAVGQSGSLGYNGGNEYLGNIGANNPFLGGSGSAGANANANANANANAQGHGQGQIGAQNPFLTGGSSNLGGSGNIGRPYQGHAQGIPTQLPTKPNCGGSGCNNGPSIIIIDQNKPKGIPTTLPKEIDSGYYDGSNAGSSANANAGSYGGAQNQPVKGVPIILNGPNYGGQPKYPSTGGSGNLGGYGSGSGSAGSNANAISSANAGSSGSGSNGYGGQGNVPLKGNPILNLGGSGSGNLGGYGSSSGLAGSNANADASANAGSSGSGSLSGGYGGHGGYGGGYGGGSSGSSGSGSSGFGGNTGGGALGGSSGSGGLGFGGSTGGGAFGGSSGSGSSGFGGNTGGGAFGGSSGSGGSGFGGSTGGGALGGSSATGGSGFGGSTGGGAFGGSSGSGGSGFGGNTGGGALGGNSGSGGSGFGGGSAGSSASANANANAGASGGSGGYGNGNIKGSGSGFGGYGGQGGSGGYGGSHGGSGSLGGGYGSSGSNAAANADASANAGSSGGSRGSGYGDGSGILGGYGNKGSGSGYGGGSGSSAYSDANSSASAGGSSHATSNAKSSAFSNAGGSANAKANAEASSSATGFGSKSSASSHASATADTSDMLVFTD, encoded by the exons GTTTACTTCGTGATCTGACATCAGGTTTATCAAGTGGAGGTCTTTTGGATCCACTTGGATTATTTAATAAAGGAGATAAGAGTCAGGCTACTGCCAGTAGCAATGCTCAATCATTAGGTACCAATTTGAATCTTGGACCATTGGGTCTCTCCACCAATTTGGCATCATCCTCGGCATCAGCAACAGCCCATGGGGGTGGTTCTGCATCTGCCAAGGCAAATGCTAATGCTCAAGGTTATGGTTATAATGGTGCCAATGCCAACGCCAACGCCAACGCCAACGCCAATGCTGGAGCTTCAGCCAATGGTGGTGCACAAG GCTACGATGATTCTTCGAGTCTTTACAACGGTGGATCTTTAAATAACAATGGTATTACTGGCAACTATAATTTAAGACCAAATGAACCTTATTCGAACAATATCTTTCCTTCGAATGGACAATATGGCGGTTACGATGGTTCCTCACTTAATTCTGGAAATGCTCAGTCCAATGCTAATGCAAATGCTGGTGCATATAGTGGTAGCAATGGAGGTACTTTCATTCCATCAAAACCAAGTCCATCTTTGGGACCAACTTATGTCGCTGATTATGGCCCATCTTATCCTCAGTACCAAGGAAATAGTGGTAGTACTTCTGGACATTCAAATGCACATTCTAGTGCCAATGCAAATGCAAATGCTAATGCTAATTCTGGTAGGACCGAGCATGGATATAACGTGCCCGAATCAATTCCTATAAACATCCCACAAACTATTCAACGACCACAACCTACCCTACAACAGAGACCTATAATAATAACTCAATCTCCGCCAAATCCGATAATTCGGCAACCTATACAAAATTCAAATGCTTACTCCACTGCCAGTGCAAATGCAAATGCTAATGCTAATGCTGGTAGGATTGATCATGGATATAGAGCACCAATAATCGAATCAATTCCTATAAACGTTCCGCAAAATATTCAACGACCACAGCCTGTCCTACAACAAAGACCTGTAATAATGACTAGACCCTCACCAAACCCAATACCTCAACAACCAAGGCCAATTATTCATAGTGTTCCTGAGTTACATAATTCGGCAACACTACCAGTTGTTATCGTCGAAGGTCCGCAACAACAACCAATAAATAGACCGGGTGTCTATCATCAACGTCGACCTCATTACCATCATCCACATAGACCAAAGCAACAACCTATTGAAATCTTCGTTATCGAGGATGACAGCACTCCGACACAAGCTCAAG gTGGATATCAGGGCAATTACGGTTCAAATTCAGGCAGTTCCGGGCAATATAATGGAAATTATGGTCCTGGAACAGGTCATGGAAGAGGAAATCCTTTCCTAAATGGTGGATCAACTAGTAATGCCAATGCCGCAGCTAATGCGAATGCAAATGCTAATGCTAATGCGGTTGGTCAGTCAGGATCACTTGGATATAATGGTGGAAATGAATATCTTGGTAATATCGGAGCAAACAATCCTTTCCTTGGTGGATCTGGAAGTGCTGGAGCAAATGCAAATGCAAATGCTAATGCTAATGCTAATGCTCAGGGACATGGTCAAGGACAAATTGGAGCACAAAATCCCTTTTTAACTGGTGGGTCTAGTAATCTTGGTGGATCCGGCAATATTGGTAGACCTTATCAAGGCCATGCTCAAGGAATACCTACCCAACTTCCAACGAAACCAAATTGTGGTGGTTCAGGATGTAACAATGGTccttctataataataattgatcaaAACAAACCTAAAGGCATACCAACGACTCTACCAAAAGAAATAGATTCTGGATATTACGATGGAAGCAACGCAGGAAGTTCAGCGAATGCTAATGCTGGAAGTTATGGTGGTGCACAAAATCAGCCTGTTAAAGGTGTCCCGATCATTTTAAACGGACCTAATTATGGTGGCCAGCCTAAATATCCAAGTACCGGAGGATCAGGAAACTTAGGTGGCTATGGAAGTGGTAGTGGCTCTGCAGGATCTAATGCAAATGCTATTTCATCGGCTAATGCTGGAAGTTCTGGATCTGGATCAAATGGTTATGGTGGACAGGGTAACGTACCACTTAAAGGAAATCCTATTTTAAATCTTGGAGGATCTGGTTCAGGAAACTTGGGTGGTTATGGAAGCAGTAGTGGCTTGGCAGGATCCAATGCAAATGCCGATGCATCAGCTAATGCTGGAAGTTCTGGATCTGGATCGTTATCAGGTGGTTACGGTGGACATGGTGGATATGGTGGAGGATATGGCGGTGGTTCATCAGGTAGTTCTGGATCTGGAAGTTCAGGATTCGGTGGAAACACTGGCGGAGGTGCATTAGGAGGAAGTTCTGGGTCTGGAGGATTAGGATTCGGTGGAAGTACTGGCGGAGGTGCCTTTGGTGGGAGTTCTGGATCTGGAAGTTCAGGATTCGGTGGAAATACTGGCGGAG GTGCCTTTGGTGGAAGTTCTGGATCTGGAGGATCAGGATTCGGTGGAAGTACTGGCGGAGGTGCCCTTGGTGGAAGTTCTGCAACTGGAGGATCAGGATTCGGTGGAAGTACTGGCGGAGGTGCCTTTGGTGGAAGTTCTGGATCTGGAGGATCAGGATTCGGTGGAAATACTGGCGGAGGTGCCCTTGGTGGAAATTCTGGATCTGGAGGCTCAGGATTCGGTGGTGGTTCTGCCGGATCGAGTGCCAGTGCTAATGCCAATGCAAACGCTGGCGCTTCCGGTGGATCTGGTGGTTATGGAAATGGAAACATAAAGGGATCTGGATCAGGCTTTGGAGGATATGGTGGACAAGGTGGTTCAGGCGGCTACGGTGGAAGTCATGGAGGTTCAGGAAGTTTAGGTGGAGGATACGGTTCTTCTGGATCAAACGCTGCTGCCAATGCTGATGCTAGTGCCAATGCTGGAAGTTCAGGTGGTTCAAGAGGATCAGGATATGGTGATGGATCAGGCATACTAGGAGGTTATGGAAATAAGGGATCTGGTTCTGGATACGGTGGAGGATCAG GATCAAGCGCTTATTCCGACGCTAACTCTTCTGCTAGTGCCGGTGGATCGTCCCATGCAACTTCCAATGCAAAATCAAGTGCATTTTCGAATGCTGGTGGATCGGCTAATGCCAAAGCCAATGCTGAGGCATCCAGTAGTGCTACAGGATTCGGATCGAAATCATCGGCATCGAGTCATGCATCTGCTACTGCTGATACTAGTGACATGCTCGTATTCACGGATTGA
- the LOC127068645 gene encoding uncharacterized PE-PGRS family protein PE_PGRS10-like isoform X10, translating to MRLFVCFVPVLVLLFIQDSFAKPGLLRDLTSGLSSGGLLDPLGLFNKGDKSQATASSNAQSLGTNLNLGPLGLSTNLASSSASATAHGGGSASAKANANAQGYGYNGANANANANANANAGASANGGAQGYDDSSSLYNGGSLNNNGITGNYNLRPNEPYSNNIFPSNGQYGGYDGSSLNSGNAQSNANANAGAYSGSNGGTFIPSKPSPSLGPTYVADYGPSYPQYQGNSGSTSGHSNAHSSANANANANANSGRTEHGYNVPESIPINIPQTIQRPQPTLQQRPIIITQSPPNPIIRQPIQNSNAYSTASANANANANAGRIDHGYRAPIIESIPINVPQNIQRPQPVLQQRPVIMTRPSPNPIPQQPRPIIHSVPELHNSATLPVVIVEGPQQQPINRPGVYHQRRPHYHHPHRPKQQPIEIFVIEDDSTPTQAQGGYQGNYGSNSGSSGQYNGNYGPGTGHGRGNPFLNGGSTSNANAAANANANANANAVGQSGSLGYNGGNEYLGNIGANNPFLGGSGSAGANANANANANANAQGHGQGQIGAQNPFLTGGSSNLGGSGNIGRPYQGHAQGIPTQLPTKPNCGGSGCNNGPSIIIIDQNKPKGIPTTLPKEIDSGYYDGSNAGSSANANAGSYGGAQNQPVKGVPIILNGPNYGGQPKYPSTGGSGNLGGYGSGSGSAGSNANAISSANAGSSGSGSNGYGGQGNVPLKGNPILNLGGSGSGNLGGYGSSSGLAGSNANADASANAGSSGSGSLSGGYGGHGGYGGGYGGGSSGSSGSGSSGFGGNTGGGALGGSSGSGGLGFGGSTGGGAFGGSSGSGSSGFGGNTGGGAFGGSSGSGGSGFGGSTGGGAFGGSSGSGGSGFGGNTGGGALGGNSGSGGSGFGGGSAGSSASANANANAGASGGSGGYGNGNIKGSGSGFGGYGGQGGSGGYGGSHGGSGSLGGGYGSSGSNAAANADASANAGSSGGSRGSGYGDGSGILGGYGNKGSGSGYGGGSGSSAYSDANSSASAGGSSHATSNAKSSAFSNAGGSANAKANAEASSSATGFGSKSSASSHASATADTSDMLVFTD from the exons GTTTACTTCGTGATCTGACATCAGGTTTATCAAGTGGAGGTCTTTTGGATCCACTTGGATTATTTAATAAAGGAGATAAGAGTCAGGCTACTGCCAGTAGCAATGCTCAATCATTAGGTACCAATTTGAATCTTGGACCATTGGGTCTCTCCACCAATTTGGCATCATCCTCGGCATCAGCAACAGCCCATGGGGGTGGTTCTGCATCTGCCAAGGCAAATGCTAATGCTCAAGGTTATGGTTATAATGGTGCCAATGCCAACGCCAACGCCAACGCCAACGCCAATGCTGGAGCTTCAGCCAATGGTGGTGCACAAG GCTACGATGATTCTTCGAGTCTTTACAACGGTGGATCTTTAAATAACAATGGTATTACTGGCAACTATAATTTAAGACCAAATGAACCTTATTCGAACAATATCTTTCCTTCGAATGGACAATATGGCGGTTACGATGGTTCCTCACTTAATTCTGGAAATGCTCAGTCCAATGCTAATGCAAATGCTGGTGCATATAGTGGTAGCAATGGAGGTACTTTCATTCCATCAAAACCAAGTCCATCTTTGGGACCAACTTATGTCGCTGATTATGGCCCATCTTATCCTCAGTACCAAGGAAATAGTGGTAGTACTTCTGGACATTCAAATGCACATTCTAGTGCCAATGCAAATGCAAATGCTAATGCTAATTCTGGTAGGACCGAGCATGGATATAACGTGCCCGAATCAATTCCTATAAACATCCCACAAACTATTCAACGACCACAACCTACCCTACAACAGAGACCTATAATAATAACTCAATCTCCGCCAAATCCGATAATTCGGCAACCTATACAAAATTCAAATGCTTACTCCACTGCCAGTGCAAATGCAAATGCTAATGCTAATGCTGGTAGGATTGATCATGGATATAGAGCACCAATAATCGAATCAATTCCTATAAACGTTCCGCAAAATATTCAACGACCACAGCCTGTCCTACAACAAAGACCTGTAATAATGACTAGACCCTCACCAAACCCAATACCTCAACAACCAAGGCCAATTATTCATAGTGTTCCTGAGTTACATAATTCGGCAACACTACCAGTTGTTATCGTCGAAGGTCCGCAACAACAACCAATAAATAGACCGGGTGTCTATCATCAACGTCGACCTCATTACCATCATCCACATAGACCAAAGCAACAACCTATTGAAATCTTCGTTATCGAGGATGACAGCACTCCGACACAAGCTCAAG gTGGATATCAGGGCAATTACGGTTCAAATTCAGGCAGTTCCGGGCAATATAATGGAAATTATGGTCCTGGAACAGGTCATGGAAGAGGAAATCCTTTCCTAAATGGTGGATCAACTAGTAATGCCAATGCCGCAGCTAATGCGAATGCAAATGCTAATGCTAATGCGGTTGGTCAGTCAGGATCACTTGGATATAATGGTGGAAATGAATATCTTGGTAATATCGGAGCAAACAATCCTTTCCTTGGTGGATCTGGAAGTGCTGGAGCAAATGCAAATGCAAATGCTAATGCTAATGCTAATGCTCAGGGACATGGTCAAGGACAAATTGGAGCACAAAATCCCTTTTTAACTGGTGGGTCTAGTAATCTTGGTGGATCCGGCAATATTGGTAGACCTTATCAAGGCCATGCTCAAGGAATACCTACCCAACTTCCAACGAAACCAAATTGTGGTGGTTCAGGATGTAACAATGGTccttctataataataattgatcaaAACAAACCTAAAGGCATACCAACGACTCTACCAAAAGAAATAGATTCTGGATATTACGATGGAAGCAACGCAGGAAGTTCAGCGAATGCTAATGCTGGAAGTTATGGTGGTGCACAAAATCAGCCTGTTAAAGGTGTCCCGATCATTTTAAACGGACCTAATTATGGTGGCCAGCCTAAATATCCAAGTACCGGAGGATCAGGAAACTTAGGTGGCTATGGAAGTGGTAGTGGCTCTGCAGGATCTAATGCAAATGCTATTTCATCGGCTAATGCTGGAAGTTCTGGATCTGGATCAAATGGTTATGGTGGACAGGGTAACGTACCACTTAAAGGAAATCCTATTTTAAATCTTGGAGGATCTGGTTCAGGAAACTTGGGTGGTTATGGAAGCAGTAGTGGCTTGGCAGGATCCAATGCAAATGCCGATGCATCAGCTAATGCTGGAAGTTCTGGATCTGGATCGTTATCAGGTGGTTACGGTGGACATGGTGGATATGGTGGAGGATATGGCGGTGGTTCATCAGGTAGTTCTGGATCTGGAAGTTCAGGATTCGGTGGAAACACTGGCGGAGGTGCATTAGGAGGAAGTTCTGGGTCTGGAGGATTAGGATTCGGTGGAAGTACTGGCGGAGGTGCCTTTGGTGGGAGTTCTGGATCTGGAAGTTCAGGATTCGGTGGAAATACTGGCGGAG GTGCCTTTGGTGGAAGTTCTGGATCTGGAGGATCAGGATTCGGTGGAAGTACTGGCGGAG GTGCCTTTGGTGGAAGTTCTGGATCTGGAGGATCAGGATTCGGTGGAAATACTGGCGGAGGTGCCCTTGGTGGAAATTCTGGATCTGGAGGCTCAGGATTCGGTGGTGGTTCTGCCGGATCGAGTGCCAGTGCTAATGCCAATGCAAACGCTGGCGCTTCCGGTGGATCTGGTGGTTATGGAAATGGAAACATAAAGGGATCTGGATCAGGCTTTGGAGGATATGGTGGACAAGGTGGTTCAGGCGGCTACGGTGGAAGTCATGGAGGTTCAGGAAGTTTAGGTGGAGGATACGGTTCTTCTGGATCAAACGCTGCTGCCAATGCTGATGCTAGTGCCAATGCTGGAAGTTCAGGTGGTTCAAGAGGATCAGGATATGGTGATGGATCAGGCATACTAGGAGGTTATGGAAATAAGGGATCTGGTTCTGGATACGGTGGAGGATCAG GATCAAGCGCTTATTCCGACGCTAACTCTTCTGCTAGTGCCGGTGGATCGTCCCATGCAACTTCCAATGCAAAATCAAGTGCATTTTCGAATGCTGGTGGATCGGCTAATGCCAAAGCCAATGCTGAGGCATCCAGTAGTGCTACAGGATTCGGATCGAAATCATCGGCATCGAGTCATGCATCTGCTACTGCTGATACTAGTGACATGCTCGTATTCACGGATTGA
- the LOC127068645 gene encoding spidroin-1-like isoform X13 — MRLFVCFVPVLVLLFIQDSFAKPGLLRDLTSGLSSGGLLDPLGLFNKGDKSQATASSNAQSLGTNLNLGPLGLSTNLASSSASATAHGGGSASAKANANAQGYGYNGANANANANANANAGASANGGAQGYDDSSSLYNGGSLNNNGITGNYNLRPNEPYSNNIFPSNGQYGGYDGSSLNSGNAQSNANANAGAYSGSNGGTFIPSKPSPSLGPTYVADYGPSYPQYQGNSGSTSGHSNAHSSANANANANANSGRTEHGYNVPESIPINIPQTIQRPQPTLQQRPIIITQSPPNPIIRQPIQNSNAYSTASANANANANAGRIDHGYRAPIIESIPINVPQNIQRPQPVLQQRPVIMTRPSPNPIPQQPRPIIHSVPELHNSATLPVVIVEGPQQQPINRPGVYHQRRPHYHHPHRPKQQPIEIFVIEDDSTPTQAQGGYQGNYGSNSGSSGQYNGNYGPGTGHGRGNPFLNGGSTSNANAAANANANANANAVGQSGSLGYNGGNEYLGNIGANNPFLGGSGSAGANANANANANANAQGHGQGQIGAQNPFLTGGSSNLGGSGNIGRPYQGHAQGIPTQLPTKPNCGGSGCNNGPSIIIIDQNKPKGIPTTLPKEIDSGYYDGSNAGSSANANAGSYGGAQNQPVKGVPIILNGPNYGGQPKYPSTGGSGNLGGYGSGSGSAGSNANAISSANAGSSGSGSNGYGGQGNVPLKGNPILNLGGSGSGNLGGYGSSSGLAGSNANADASANAGSSGSGSLSGGYGGHGGYGGGYGGGSSGSSGSGSSGFGGNTGGGALGGSSGSGGLGFGGSTGGGAFGGSSGSGSSGFGGNTGGGAFGGSSGSGGSGFGGSTGGGALGGNSGSGGSGFGGGSAGSSASANANANAGASGGSGGYGNGNIKGSGSGFGGYGGQGGSGGYGGSHGGSGSLGGGYGSSGSNAAANADASANAGSSGGSRGSGYGDGSGILGGYGNKGSGSGYGGGSGSSAYSDANSSASAGGSSHATSNAKSSAFSNAGGSANAKANAEASSSATGFGSKSSASSHASATADTSDMLVFTD, encoded by the exons GTTTACTTCGTGATCTGACATCAGGTTTATCAAGTGGAGGTCTTTTGGATCCACTTGGATTATTTAATAAAGGAGATAAGAGTCAGGCTACTGCCAGTAGCAATGCTCAATCATTAGGTACCAATTTGAATCTTGGACCATTGGGTCTCTCCACCAATTTGGCATCATCCTCGGCATCAGCAACAGCCCATGGGGGTGGTTCTGCATCTGCCAAGGCAAATGCTAATGCTCAAGGTTATGGTTATAATGGTGCCAATGCCAACGCCAACGCCAACGCCAACGCCAATGCTGGAGCTTCAGCCAATGGTGGTGCACAAG GCTACGATGATTCTTCGAGTCTTTACAACGGTGGATCTTTAAATAACAATGGTATTACTGGCAACTATAATTTAAGACCAAATGAACCTTATTCGAACAATATCTTTCCTTCGAATGGACAATATGGCGGTTACGATGGTTCCTCACTTAATTCTGGAAATGCTCAGTCCAATGCTAATGCAAATGCTGGTGCATATAGTGGTAGCAATGGAGGTACTTTCATTCCATCAAAACCAAGTCCATCTTTGGGACCAACTTATGTCGCTGATTATGGCCCATCTTATCCTCAGTACCAAGGAAATAGTGGTAGTACTTCTGGACATTCAAATGCACATTCTAGTGCCAATGCAAATGCAAATGCTAATGCTAATTCTGGTAGGACCGAGCATGGATATAACGTGCCCGAATCAATTCCTATAAACATCCCACAAACTATTCAACGACCACAACCTACCCTACAACAGAGACCTATAATAATAACTCAATCTCCGCCAAATCCGATAATTCGGCAACCTATACAAAATTCAAATGCTTACTCCACTGCCAGTGCAAATGCAAATGCTAATGCTAATGCTGGTAGGATTGATCATGGATATAGAGCACCAATAATCGAATCAATTCCTATAAACGTTCCGCAAAATATTCAACGACCACAGCCTGTCCTACAACAAAGACCTGTAATAATGACTAGACCCTCACCAAACCCAATACCTCAACAACCAAGGCCAATTATTCATAGTGTTCCTGAGTTACATAATTCGGCAACACTACCAGTTGTTATCGTCGAAGGTCCGCAACAACAACCAATAAATAGACCGGGTGTCTATCATCAACGTCGACCTCATTACCATCATCCACATAGACCAAAGCAACAACCTATTGAAATCTTCGTTATCGAGGATGACAGCACTCCGACACAAGCTCAAG gTGGATATCAGGGCAATTACGGTTCAAATTCAGGCAGTTCCGGGCAATATAATGGAAATTATGGTCCTGGAACAGGTCATGGAAGAGGAAATCCTTTCCTAAATGGTGGATCAACTAGTAATGCCAATGCCGCAGCTAATGCGAATGCAAATGCTAATGCTAATGCGGTTGGTCAGTCAGGATCACTTGGATATAATGGTGGAAATGAATATCTTGGTAATATCGGAGCAAACAATCCTTTCCTTGGTGGATCTGGAAGTGCTGGAGCAAATGCAAATGCAAATGCTAATGCTAATGCTAATGCTCAGGGACATGGTCAAGGACAAATTGGAGCACAAAATCCCTTTTTAACTGGTGGGTCTAGTAATCTTGGTGGATCCGGCAATATTGGTAGACCTTATCAAGGCCATGCTCAAGGAATACCTACCCAACTTCCAACGAAACCAAATTGTGGTGGTTCAGGATGTAACAATGGTccttctataataataattgatcaaAACAAACCTAAAGGCATACCAACGACTCTACCAAAAGAAATAGATTCTGGATATTACGATGGAAGCAACGCAGGAAGTTCAGCGAATGCTAATGCTGGAAGTTATGGTGGTGCACAAAATCAGCCTGTTAAAGGTGTCCCGATCATTTTAAACGGACCTAATTATGGTGGCCAGCCTAAATATCCAAGTACCGGAGGATCAGGAAACTTAGGTGGCTATGGAAGTGGTAGTGGCTCTGCAGGATCTAATGCAAATGCTATTTCATCGGCTAATGCTGGAAGTTCTGGATCTGGATCAAATGGTTATGGTGGACAGGGTAACGTACCACTTAAAGGAAATCCTATTTTAAATCTTGGAGGATCTGGTTCAGGAAACTTGGGTGGTTATGGAAGCAGTAGTGGCTTGGCAGGATCCAATGCAAATGCCGATGCATCAGCTAATGCTGGAAGTTCTGGATCTGGATCGTTATCAGGTGGTTACGGTGGACATGGTGGATATGGTGGAGGATATGGCGGTGGTTCATCAGGTAGTTCTGGATCTGGAAGTTCAGGATTCGGTGGAAACACTGGCGGAGGTGCATTAGGAGGAAGTTCTGGGTCTGGAGGATTAGGATTCGGTGGAAGTACTGGCGGAGGTGCCTTTGGTGGGAGTTCTGGATCTGGAAGTTCAGGATTCGGTGGAAATACTGGCGGAG GTGCCTTTGGTGGAAGTTCTGGATCTGGAGGATCAGGATTCGGTGGAAGTACTGGCGGAG GTGCCCTTGGTGGAAATTCTGGATCTGGAGGCTCAGGATTCGGTGGTGGTTCTGCCGGATCGAGTGCCAGTGCTAATGCCAATGCAAACGCTGGCGCTTCCGGTGGATCTGGTGGTTATGGAAATGGAAACATAAAGGGATCTGGATCAGGCTTTGGAGGATATGGTGGACAAGGTGGTTCAGGCGGCTACGGTGGAAGTCATGGAGGTTCAGGAAGTTTAGGTGGAGGATACGGTTCTTCTGGATCAAACGCTGCTGCCAATGCTGATGCTAGTGCCAATGCTGGAAGTTCAGGTGGTTCAAGAGGATCAGGATATGGTGATGGATCAGGCATACTAGGAGGTTATGGAAATAAGGGATCTGGTTCTGGATACGGTGGAGGATCAG GATCAAGCGCTTATTCCGACGCTAACTCTTCTGCTAGTGCCGGTGGATCGTCCCATGCAACTTCCAATGCAAAATCAAGTGCATTTTCGAATGCTGGTGGATCGGCTAATGCCAAAGCCAATGCTGAGGCATCCAGTAGTGCTACAGGATTCGGATCGAAATCATCGGCATCGAGTCATGCATCTGCTACTGCTGATACTAGTGACATGCTCGTATTCACGGATTGA